The following is a genomic window from Lagenorhynchus albirostris chromosome 2, mLagAlb1.1, whole genome shotgun sequence.
ccgttgcggagcacaggctccggacgcgcaggctcagcggccatggctcatgggcccagccactctgcggcatgtgggatcttcctggaccgggggcacgaacccgtgtcccctgcattggcaggcggactctcaaccactgcgccaccagggaagcccctaatttacCTTTTTGAGTgcataattcagtggcattaattacattcacagtgttgtacatcTATCAccactgtttctctttttcatcatcccaaacaggcAGTAGTAACCATGAAGCAATAACTTACCATTCCCCTTTCCCTCCAGCCTTTGGTAAacttctactttctgtgtctatgaatttgcctattctaggtgtTTCAtgtgagtgaaatcatatagtattatCCATTTGTGTTTGGattctttcacctagcataatgttttcaaggtttatccaggctgtagtatgtatcagaacattattatttttaaaggctgaataatattccgacacacacacacacacacacacacacacagagttatgtGTATCCATCCGTTAgcaggttgtttccaccttttggctattgtgaataatattgctaaaatatTGGTGAACTGGTGTCTGAATCCTTGTTTCCAGTTACTTTGGGGCTATAtataggagtagaattgttgggtcacatggtaattctatgtttagatTCTTGAGGAACTGccgaactgttttccacagcacatgcaccattttacattcccaccagcaataccAAGGGCTCTTTACATCCTTCCCAacatttactttcctttttttttttaaactatagccATCCTAggggatgtgaagtggtatctcattgtatttttgactAGTGAcggcatattttcatatgtttatttgaccatttgtatatctttggagatatgtcttttttcaagtcctttgcccatttttgaattgggttgtctGTTGAGCTGTGGGAGTTCTGGATTTTAATTTTggctattaatcccttatcagatatgatttataaatattttttcccattctgtgggttgtcttcacTCCATAATGTCCTTTAATCTACAAAAGTCCTTAATGTCAATCAAGTCCAATTTACCTTATGTTTTTTACTGTTGTTTGTGTTTTCAGTATCATGTCTAAGAATACATTTCCAAATCTAAGGTCACGAAGTTTGACCACCCTGtgttttcttcaaagagtttATGGTATATAGGCTGTTGATCCATTTGCGAGTaaactttttgtgtatggtatgaatAGATGTCCAATTTCATTGTTCTACATGTGGAAATCCAGCTGttccagcaccatctgttgaagAGCATTTAAGCTTATTTTTCAAAGGTGCATTTTTGAAGCATACATAAAATTACTGAGAACATATGAATACCCACTTACCTACTACCTACTGTTAACAAAATCGTAATATTTTGCTGTACATGCTTTAGACAGATTATTTTTAGAACAAAGTATAAAGTTGAAGCtgttacttaatttctttaaatttcagttaCTCTGAACAAATTAGGTATCATAGTAATTAGGGCtctggtgaggattaaattacatatttatagCTTTGAACTAAAAGGCTGAATGATCTCAGACTGCAGGGTAGGTTTCCTGGTGCCTGAATGTTGCTCTTTAGGGCTCACATTTGGTTTTGAGGCATCCACTTGTCCTTGGGAGGGTGGAGCTCACCACTGATCAGGTTATTAATTAGTATCCTTTCTTTTGCAGTGTGCCCAGCTGGCTGGAAGCCTGGCAGTGATACCATCAAGCCTGATGTCCAGAAGAGCAAAGAATATTTCTCTAAGCAGAAGTGAGCACTGGGCCATTTTAGGGCCAGGCTGCAGTAGGTGGCCATGAGAACAAAACCTCTTTTGTACTATTATCATGCTTAAAACACAAGACCTTGCACTCAGCCCAGATGTGGTGTGGGACAGGACAGGCCTTtcctgcaggggctggggaggccagCCTTTCTTCCTCTGGGGGGAATGGCCTGAGCTGTATTATGGGGCAGGCAAACTGATGTGTATAGTAGTAGGTTATCGCTTTTGGTCTTTTGTAGTTTTATTAAACTTGAGCTGAGACCTTGTTGATTCTTCATTTTAGGGGGACATTAGCCTTTGAGTGTAAGAGGaatttactttttgcttttccctctttAGGGGAAAATGAGGTGTGAGAGTGTCTCAGAATCAGGAAATTATATTGAGGGGAAATGCAAGTACATACAGAGGATGGACCTCGAAGCAAGGTGTTTCATTTCACCATATCTGGAGAAGAGCAAGGCCTCCTACTACAGTACTGGCCAAGGCACTGCAATTTTTGCTATAGGCTGGGTTGCAGGTTAAGAGCCCAATGAGATTACTGACATTTACTTTTACACTACTGGGAGGGCTGTATGAAAACCTGAAGCTTGGCCTCTTCTGATAAATGCCTGGTCCTGGTTCTGTAAAAAGATCAGAGTTAGAGGCTTCAGTACCTTTGGAActaaaagggggagggggagacaaaCACAGTGCTGGTGTTCATAGGGTAGGTTTCTGTGTCAAGCACAGTGCTGAGCACCTCTTGGCTTCCCTGGGTTTCTATCCTTGATTTAAGGGTAGTTCTTATTCTCATATCATTGTCCTGAGGGAGGGTTGTCAGTGGGGCAAAGGTGGATTCCTCCTGGGCTCTTGAGGCTAGGGCAGATTCAGGACTGAGAATCCTTCTGTATATCATGTGGTGCCCTTCTAGACACCTTCCAGACACGGCTACCCCAGCCTACCTACCCCTCCAGTATTCAGACAAGTAAGAACTATGAGCGGCAGTATAGGATTCCTGGGGCCTTTAATAATagcttattatatgccaggtactatttCGTATTTATTCAGTCTCCATAAGAACCCTCTGAGGCAGGTAGCGTTATTTAGGGGATAGTTGCTTCTTAAGCCCTGTAACAAGTAGCATCTTGAAGCACTGCAGAGAAATGGTAACAGGTAATAATCCCACATTCCAAGGCAGGTGGCAAGTCTGGATCtgctttggtctttttttttttttttccccttttttgtggtacgcgggcctctcactgttgtggcctctcccgttacaaacacaggctccggacgcgcaggttcagtggccatggctcacgggcccagccgctccgcggcatgtgggatcttcccggaccggggcacgaacccgcgtcccctgcattggcaggcagactctcaaccactgtgccaccagggaagccctgctttggtCTTTTGACCAAACTTCTTTAAGCCTTGTTATCTTCATTTAATATCTCTACTATAATTCTTTATCAAAAATGATCATCTTGTACCCAATAAAATCTTGTCTAGCCAAATAAGTCCCAGCAGGTGCAACTGTCATAAATGAGGATcccacaggggaggggagggtatcAAGGGCCAGAGGATGCAGGTGGTGAGACCCTGGGGCTGAGCCAGCCTCTGCTGGGATTCTGAGGCTTCCTGGGGATGAATGTGGTGAAATGAAGCTCTTGGGATGTAGAGCTAGGCTCCTCTGAGGTCTGGGCCAAGCCCAGTAAGGCCAAGCGTTGGGCAGGCGGAGTGGAAAAGTAGGCCTTCTGCTCTTCTGAGTAGCGCTCCTGAGGTGGTACAGCATCCCGGTAAGTCCAGTCACGCCAATGGAAGTTGAAGCGTTCAAGCAGGGTGATCCGGTCAGCTCTTGCAGGTACACAGTCGAGGGGCTTTGTGGGTGGCAGATCTGGCACCTCTATTCCTCGCAGCAGCACGACCCCTCGGATGGCAAACCAGCCCCCAAATCTGGGATGTATACACACACCTGATATGTGCTGGGGAGTGGGTAAAAAAGAAGACAGTCATGGAGGTCGTCTTGGCACCAAATCCAGCTACCAGCAATGCAAGCTAGGTTTGTTCACTTACTCATTCTCATTTCTCATTCTGAGTCTACATGTGAGCCTCTGTCAGTCCTTGACTGGACTCCTCTATTCCCTCTCCTGGACAACTTTTTTCATGAAGTCACTGACCACAAGGAAACGTTCCTTGAGCTGAACTTCAGCTTCCCAGTCTCACCACTCTAATCACAGCTCTGCCCCCTCCATTCTATCACAAAGACTAAGAACAGACTAGTTCTCTGTGTCCCTAGGAACCAGACCCCTGACCATGGTGCATCTTTGTCCTGGATTGTACCCATCAATTCCTTTACCCAGGGGAGGTGGAAGAATGAcacctgaaatcttttttttcttttggctgtgcttCGCGGTTTGCGGGattctcagttccccaaccaggtaatgaacccgggccatggcagtgaaaccCTGGAATCCTAAACACTAGGCCTCCAGGGAACGCCTGGGACTTGAAATCTTGAgggattttcctttccttttctttctcagccCCTATTCATTAATATTTACCCTCTGACCTGGGTTCCCCAGGGGTCAGACTCCACATCCTGTCGTTGGTAGTAATAAGCTGCCCCTGCCACATGGGCTGCTGTCTGGGCCAGAATCTTGGGGCGCCGGTTTGGGTGTACCTCGTAGTCAGCGATGATTTCTACTTGCATCTCTGGGAGGCTCTGTGATAGAGAACAAGATGGAAGCTTTTAGCACAAGAAGAATCATGACCATGTCCAACAGAGCCTTAAGTTGTGTTAACACGGCCCTGTCCTCAGAAGTCATGTTTAAAGGGGAAACATGATCTTAAActtggagtggggctgggggctccagCGTGAAGAAAGCAATATTGTGTCTAAGAGGGCCCATGTTTGAAGGGAAATACAGTCTTGTTCAGAAACCTTTATGAGGGGTGACTTGGCTCTGCCCTCCGGAGGCCCAATGTGGAGGAAGACATGGCCCAGCTTTGGGGAGACCCagtgtatgtgtacgtgtgtatatacatgtaaagTGTGTAGTGGGGGAGTATTCTGTcctcaaaagaccccaaagacagCATAAAGCTTCCAGGTCTAGGGCAAAGAAAGGTGAGAGATGCGTGGGGAATGTTGGGCTTATTCCCATTTCACTTGGAGGCCAAGGGAAATCTGATCATATAGTTGTCCATCAGTGAAGGGTGAGTGAGACTGGTTTCAGACCTGGGGGGCTGCTAGAGGAGGTGGCCAAACCCGGGGTGAGAAGGCAGAATGGGGAGAGATCACATTGTCAAGGCTGGCTTTAGGATACCCTTCTGCCCGGGAAGTGGCTCCTAGCCCTAGGCAGGTCTAGATCCTGCACTAAGCTTCAAGGAGCTGGAAGCAGATGCAGGTTTTGAAGCTGGGGAAGGCTACAGCCAGCGTTGCTCACCTCTCTAACACGGCCCAGGTGGTATGCCACACACTGGTCCACAGGGTCAGTCAGTGGTTGGAGGTGGCAGCTCTGCAGGAAGGGCTTGAGGGCCCGGTCAAACATGGCAGGTGTGCTGAGTACCAGGAAGGCCAGGGTAGGTCCTGGCAGGGGCAGGTGGAAGGCTGGAGGCAGGAGTGCATTGTACCATGCCACCTGGAACAGAAAATTCAGGCCACACAAGAAGGCCAACTTAGGCCTTAGCCAGGCCCATACCTTAGCTTTGCATTCAAGGCTTCATGCATCTTGCCCAGCCTCCCTCTTATTCAATCAATGAAATTCTACTGATGTATGATGTGTGTTTATGGGGACGCATCTGAATCTGACATGGAGTTACAATAGAGAGGCAAAGAATTCATAAAAAACTAAGGACAAAAAAAATTGATTATATTGTGATTAGTGCAATAACAGAGCCAGTGAAGGCCCTCTGAAATTTGAAAAGGCTTGGAAGCTGAGTCTTGAAGGCTAGGAAGGAAACTTACAGGCTGACGTGGAGAGGGAGAATCTGGTATGTGTTTTAAATAGGTCCCAGCATAAACAAAGAGGTAAAAAGTGCAAGGCATAGTTGGAGAATAGCAAATTGTCTAGTTTGACAGAAGTGAAGCATCTGTagaggggagcagagggagagaagcCTGGAGAGATCAGTAGGAGTAAGACTGACTGGCCTTGAATACTACCAATTTGAGGAATATGGGTCTAATTTGGTGACAATGAGGGGCTAGCCATCGAAGATTTAAGGAGTAAACTGACATGATCAGTTTTAGATCAgtctggctgcagtgtggaggATGGAATGGAGGTAAAGTGACAGCAAGTAGGTTA
Proteins encoded in this region:
- the MMACHC gene encoding cyanocobalamin reductase / alkylcobalamin dealkylase; this encodes MEPQVAELKQKIEDTLCPFGFEVYPFQVAWYNALLPPAFHLPLPGPTLAFLVLSTPAMFDRALKPFLQSCHLQPLTDPVDQCVAYHLGRVRESLPEMQVEIIADYEVHPNRRPKILAQTAAHVAGAAYYYQRQDVESDPWGTQHISGVCIHPRFGGWFAIRGVVLLRGIEVPDLPPTKPLDCVPARADRITLLERFNFHWRDWTYRDAVPPQERYSEEQKAYFSTPPAQRLALLGLAQTSEEPSSTSQELHFTTFIPRKPQNPSRGWLSPRVSPPASSGP